One part of the Enterococcus sp. DIV1094 genome encodes these proteins:
- a CDS encoding CvpA family protein: MLSLLILFILLIAFFSGASRGFALQAIYLIGYFVSFLVAQTYYKTLASHLQLFIPYPAVTANSNLVFFDQAFSFKLDEAFYAGVAFLIILFVGWLITRFIGVFAHGLTFIPVLKQLDWVAGGVLSVIITYISLFLVLRLLTFIPVGFIQNQFSGNNLATFMVERTPILANRIYDLWVTQVIN, translated from the coding sequence ATGCTTAGTCTTTTGATTTTATTTATTTTGCTGATTGCATTTTTTTCTGGGGCAAGTCGCGGCTTTGCGTTACAAGCCATCTATCTGATTGGCTATTTTGTATCGTTTCTAGTAGCGCAAACCTATTACAAAACCTTAGCCAGTCATCTGCAATTATTTATTCCTTATCCTGCGGTAACAGCTAATTCTAACTTAGTTTTTTTTGATCAAGCGTTTTCGTTCAAATTAGATGAAGCTTTTTATGCAGGTGTGGCGTTCTTGATCATTTTATTTGTCGGTTGGCTGATTACACGATTCATCGGGGTTTTCGCGCACGGATTGACGTTCATTCCAGTACTCAAACAATTGGATTGGGTGGCAGGAGGAGTCTTGTCCGTCATCATTACCTATATTTCGTTGTTTTTAGTTTTGCGTTTGCTGACGTTTATTCCAGTAGGATTTATCCAAAATCAATTCAGCGGCAATAACCTGGCGACATTTATGGTCGAGCGAACACCGATTTTAGCAAATAGGATCTATGATCTAT
- the zapA gene encoding cell division protein ZapA: protein MSHEKTRYKAVIADQTYTIIGQESKQHMDMVTKLINEQLAELKELSPQLDNEQAAILLAVNAFSDQLKRQEKNLKLIKEVTELKQKMVRYTEMENRIKRIEAIENEAREVLKESGSDHEIKNHVEAQQILNEKRKDQIKQRSSN from the coding sequence ATGTCACATGAAAAAACACGCTATAAAGCTGTGATTGCAGATCAAACATATACCATTATCGGGCAAGAGTCAAAACAGCATATGGATATGGTCACGAAACTAATCAATGAACAATTAGCTGAATTAAAAGAATTGTCCCCTCAATTAGACAATGAACAAGCAGCTATTTTATTAGCAGTCAATGCATTTTCAGATCAATTGAAAAGACAGGAAAAAAATCTGAAATTGATCAAAGAAGTCACTGAACTGAAACAAAAAATGGTCAGATACACAGAAATGGAGAATCGCATCAAACGAATCGAAGCAATTGAAAATGAAGCACGAGAAGTATTAAAAGAAAGTGGAAGCGACCATGAGATCAAAAATCATGTGGAAGCTCAACAGATTTTAAACGAAAAAAGAAAAGATCAAATCAAACAAAGATCTTCGAACTGA